A single Pseudomonas sp. MM223 DNA region contains:
- the rfbD gene encoding dTDP-4-dehydrorhamnose reductase (*Name rfbD) — protein sequence MKILLLGKNGQLGWELQRALAPLGEVIALDRQGSGSLCGDLSNLDGLAATVQALAPDVIVNAAAYTAVDQAESEPALAARVNAEAPGVLAREAARLGAWLIHYSTDYVFNGSGQAPWQEDAPTGPLSVYGRTKREGELAIHASGASAIVLRTSWVYAARGHNFAKTILRLAAERDALNVVADQFGAPTGAELIADVTAHVLRQVFSVKDPRHLAGIYHLAAAGVTSWHGYAQFVLAHASRKGVALRVCAEQVGAISTEAYPVPAPRPRNSRLALAKLEETFNLKMPLWQQGVQRMLDEIQR from the coding sequence TTGAAAATTTTGCTGTTGGGGAAAAACGGACAACTCGGTTGGGAGTTGCAGCGTGCCCTTGCGCCATTGGGCGAGGTGATTGCGCTAGATCGCCAGGGCAGCGGCAGCTTATGCGGGGATTTGAGCAATCTCGATGGCCTGGCGGCTACCGTACAGGCGCTAGCCCCGGATGTGATCGTGAACGCGGCCGCCTACACGGCAGTGGACCAAGCCGAGAGCGAGCCGGCGCTGGCTGCGCGGGTCAATGCCGAAGCGCCGGGCGTGCTGGCACGTGAAGCCGCCAGGCTGGGTGCCTGGCTGATCCACTACTCCACAGACTACGTGTTCAACGGCAGTGGCCAGGCACCGTGGCAAGAGGATGCGCCAACCGGGCCGCTGTCTGTCTATGGCCGGACCAAGCGCGAGGGTGAATTGGCCATTCACGCCAGCGGCGCCTCTGCCATCGTGCTGCGTACCAGTTGGGTTTATGCTGCGCGCGGCCACAATTTTGCCAAGACCATACTGCGCCTGGCCGCCGAGCGCGACGCGCTCAATGTGGTGGCAGACCAGTTTGGCGCGCCCACCGGCGCAGAGCTGATCGCGGATGTTACCGCTCATGTGCTGCGCCAGGTATTCAGCGTGAAAGACCCGCGCCATTTGGCCGGCATCTACCACCTTGCTGCTGCCGGTGTAACCAGTTGGCACGGGTATGCCCAGTTTGTTTTGGCACATGCCAGCCGCAAGGGTGTTGCCTTGAGGGTTTGCGCTGAGCAGGTAGGTGCAATCAGTACCGAGGCTTACCCGGTGCCGGCGCCACGCCCACGAAACTCTCGGCTGGCATTGGCTAAACTCGAAGAAACCTTCAACCTCAAGATGCCGCTTTGGCAACAAGGTGTACAACGCATGCTGGATGAAATTCAGCGTTAG